From the Thermodesulforhabdus norvegica genome, the window TTTATGCAGGTTGCATATCGGGTGCTGTTACGGCGGAAGAGATCGAAAGGATTCTCAGGAAGGTCGGTTTTGTCGATATCAGTATTGAGCCTGTTCCGGGAAGCAGTTCTTTTATCAGAGACTGGGCACCGGGGGTTGGCGTCGATGATCATGTCACCTCGGCTTTGATCATAGCGAGAAAACGCGTTTAAGACCTGTGCTGTTTCTTTAATGAGGTTCCTTTTCTTCTTCGATTATTTTGAGAAAAAGTTCCACTATCCCGGGATCGAAGTGTTTTCCTGACTGAAAGGTGCTGATGATTGTGGCTGAGTGATCGGATCGTGTCGGATTTCAGCAGTTTAGCCTTTCGGAGAGATTTTCTCGGGAAGCCAGAATCAGGCTTTTTTCAAAGATTTTTTCGCGATCGTCTCCTGATGACGAATCTACGCAAAAGATGTCTAGTGCCAGACCCAGGCGTTTTGAGAAGAAGAAATAATAATTTTTTATCGTCTGAAGGGGATTATCAGGTGCTTTTTTTAGCTTTATCAGAAGATCCACATCGCTCGTCCCGCTGTGAGTTGCCGCAGCTAAAGAGCCAATGAGTCTTATTTCGAGGATTTCGGGAAAGGTTTTCAGAGCTTCGATGGAAATTTCTATTAAGCGGTCAATGAGTTTACTACGATTGAGGGAGATGGCTTTCACAGAACCTGATGATTCTATCTGCCGCACCTAGGGCCTCCTGGGCCTGTGATTTTGTGAAATAATCCGCCGGTTTCCCCGAAGCAAAACCGTTGGGATAACGGGCAGGAATGTAATAGAAGTCCAGCAACCTTCCCAGGTCTACTAACTCTTCGGGGACAAACAGTATTTCCTGAATTTTTTTTAGCATTTCCGTTAAAGAATGCCCCCAAAGGGTTAACCCCTTCACCATACCAGGAGCCTTTATGGCTTTTTCTGCAGCCTGCTGACATGTAAAACATGCCCATTCGTAGTATCCGTAACGAAAATCCAGCAGTGCTCGTTCGTAATCCCTTTTTCCCTGTTCATACCAGTCACGCCATCGGTTCGCCATAATACCTTTCCGGGGTTTGAATTGTAGAATTGAAAATATATTTTTGTGAAATCAAAGTCACAATAAAATTTTAACCCCTGTAATCCGGCACGAACCAAAGAAGCTTTGCCGATCCATTAGGTTGGGATGAAGGCCCACCTGCGGAACTTAATCTTTAGGTTTCATTCCCACCGATATCCTCGTGATGACGGTAACCGAGGGCATGGGATTCAAAGAGCTGCGTTTTCATCAAAGAACGTGAAGGATACCCAAAAAGCTTTGTAAATCTAACTTCTCTTTTACTACGTGAGTTACCTGACCAGCATGGCAGGAGTCACACAATCCCGAAAGGATAAACTCGGTATGCCTTGCTGTTTTGTATGCAAGTGATTATCATAAACGGTAACATTGCGGATCAGCGTAACAATTATGCTAATTTAGCCGGAGGTAATGCCATGAGGGAAAAGCATTTATCTAAGATTTCAATCTTGATGGTATGTTTTTTGTCTGCTTTGTCGGCCTACACTTATGCCTTTGATACGGAACTTGCTAAGAAATTCTACGGCATGTTTTCTCAAATGACCCCCGAGGTAGTAGCCCAAAAGCCCTGTCAGATTACCCCGGCCAGGGTTCTCGAGATGATCAAAGCCAGGGAGCCTTTCCTGTTTCTGGACATAAGAACACCTCAGGAAACCGGAATTGTCGGACTGACCTACCCGGACACACTCAGAATTCCCATGAACGAGCTTTTCCGAGAAGACAATCTCGGCAGGCTTCCGAAGGACAGAAAGATCGTGGTCGTGTGCCACAGCGGCACGAGGGCTGCCCCGGTTGCCATGGCTTTAAAGATGCTCGGTTTTGATGCCTATCTCTTGAAAGGAGGCCTTCCTGCGCTTGCCCGGGAAGCGGGAACCAACGTCGTGGAGCTTTTTAAATAATCACCTCCATTGTTAATCGATCGGTTTGAGTGTAAGGATGCCGGAATTTCGGCCGCGATGATCGGATGAACGTAAAATTATGGAGGTCAGGATGAAAAAAGGTTCAGTGTTGTTAATTTTTTTCGCCTGTGTTGCAACTATTTCGATCTTACCCTATCAGGGGCATACCCGGATGGACGACGGTAAAGCCCTTTTCGAAACCAAATGCAGTGTGTGTCACGGACTTGATCGTCCCAAATCCCTTCTAAAATCCAGAGAAGAATGGGTTGAGACCGTCACGAGAATGAAGGCCAAGCCGGGTGCATCCATTACGGACGAAGAAGCGGAGGCAATTGTGGATTATCTGACCACTCATTACGGAAAGCAGTAACTCGGTAAAAATAGCCTGCTGATGTATGAGAACGGAGGTTAGCGATGAGGCTTAAAGGTAAGAAAATAGCCCTTTTGGCCGAAAATAACTATCAGGATCTTGAGCTGTGGTATCCTTATTTGAGGATGCTGGAAGAAGGGGCTGAGGTGAAAATAGTGGGCACGGGCAGTTCTCAAACCTACACGAGCAAGTATGGTTATCCGGTGACCGTCCATATCTCGGCCGACGAAGTATCTGCCGACCAGATCGACGCCGTAATCATTCCCGGAGGTTACGCTCCGGATCTTCTTCGTCGTTACGGGTCGGTTACGAAACTAGTAAGGGAAGCTTTTGAGAAGGGCAAGGTTGTTGCCGCCATATGTCATGCCGGTTGGGTGCTGATTTCTGCCGGCATTCTCAAAGGCCGAAGAGCGACGAGCTTTTTTGCAATCAAAGATGACATGGTGAACGCCGGTGCCCTGTGGGAAGATTCGGAGGTCGTCATAGACGGAAACCTGATTACTTCGAGAAAGCCGGAAGATCTGCCCGCCTTTTGCAGAGCAATAATAGAAAGGCTGGCGGAGTGACCACGAAAGGTTTTTAAACTTTGAATTTCCTGAGGATTTTTGACGGTGGGTTACTGTAGCCCGGGGTTTATTCTGGGCCGATCAGGTGTATTTTCACCGACATTTTGATTTTACGAGAAGAACTTTTTCTATTATGAAGAACCTGCTTCTGGTAAAGTCTGGGGGATCTGTGTGAATCAGGTGGACCGATTTCTGGAGAAGATTCATGAGAATTGCTGCAATAAAGCGCCAGGACGCCGAAGTAGCCGCAATCTTGACGGATTTCGGCTTTCTGCCTCTGCCTTCAGTTAACGATCGCTTCGGTAAAGAATGGCCTGTTGATATTCTGGGCATTCTGACCGAAGGAAAGCTTGATGAAATAAAATCATGGTTCAGTGAAAGCGAAATCTCGTCTTCCGAAAAGGTTAAAGATCTCTGCGTGCCGCTGGAAAGTGTCCGTTTCGCTCCCCTTTACAGACGTCCGAGGAAGATATGGGGAATTGGCCTGAATTATAAAGCCCATGCCGAGGATTTGTCTGAAAGGGTCCCTACGCAGGAACCGGCCAGTTTCATGAAGCCGGACACCACGATAATCGGTTATGGTGATGAGATAAGGATACCCACCATGTCGGAGAAAACCACCGGAGAGGCCGAGCTTGTGCTTGTTTTCGGTAAAAAGTGTAAGAATGTGGAGGCCTCCGAGTGGTTGACCGTTTTGGCCGGATTTACTTCGGCAATTGATATGACGGCCGAAGATATTCTCAGACGAAATCCCAGAAACCTGACTCAGTCCAAAAGCTTTGATACCTTTCTCAGCCTTGGTCCGATCCTTTACACCGCTGACGAAGTGGATGATGTTTACAGTTTAAAGATACAGACCGTGATAAACGGAAAAGTTCATGCAGAAGATGTCGTTTCCAATATGACCTTCCCTCCGGATTTTCTCGTTTCCTATCACTCCAGAATCATGACCATGCTACCCGGTGACATAATCCTTACCGGAACGCCCGGTGCAGTTCCTCTGAAAGAGGGTGATGTCATCGAGTGCCGAATTACGGGGTTTCATCCCCTGGTCAACCCTGTTGTGGACTTGAAATTAAGACGTAACCGGTGACCCTCCGATAATCTTCCTTCATGGGCAGTGCTCGCTAACAGGTTGAATTTGTTGTTGATGTTTTCCGATGATTGATGTTAAAGGTAGTTATATTCCTTTAAGGGTTTCGAATTTGGAATCTCGGGTTCAGGAAAACAATTTTTTCGGGGGTATAGAATGAGTGTCCGCGGTTTTTTCGGAAAGCTCCTTTCTGTGGATTTGTCATCGGGAAGCTGGTTTACGGAACCTCTGGAATCCCGGGTATTTGAAAATTATCTGGGAGGTAAGGGTCTGGCTACTTATCTTCTGCTCAAGAGAAACCCCGAAGGCGTGGATCCTCTTTCGCCGGACAATCTCATCATAATTGCGCTTGGGCCGTTTTCTGACAGCCCCCTCCAGGGTTCCTGTCGGCACGGCATTTTTTCCAAATCTCCTCTTACCCGTTTTTATGCTGAATCCTATTCGGGTGGTAGGGCTGCCGATGTTATAAGCAGGGCCGGTTTTGATGCTCTTTGCATTTCGGGAGCCTCGAACAATCCGGTCTGGCTGTGGATTACCGATGAAGGTGTGAGATTCAATGATGCTACCGACCTATGGGGGCTTGATACCTTTGAAACAGAGCGACGGATTAAGGAAATTATCGGCGATGATGCTGCCGTGCTGTCAATAGGTCCTGCAGGTGAAAATCTGGTTCTGTTTGCCGTCGTGGAGAACGACAGGTGGCGGTCTGCAGGCCGGACGGGAATGGGAGCTCTTCTTGGTTCGAAGAAGATAAAAGCTCTTGCGTTTTCGGGGAAACGGCGAAGGCCCTTTTACGATTACGACGGACTTGCGGAATATGCAAAAAAAAGCATTAAAGATTGGAAAGATCACCCCGCAGCGCAGGCGTACCGTAATTACGGAACGCCGATGATGGTAGCTCTTCTAAACAGTGTCAACGGTTTTCCAACCCGCTACTGGCGTAAAGGCTTTTTCGACCGGTGGCAACACATCAGTGCGGAGTTGCTCAAAGATCATCTTGGTGCCAGGCCCAGGGCCTGCAGGAAGTGTTTTATGGCCTGCGGGAAATTTCTGGAAATAAAAGAAGGGCCTTACAAGGGGCTCGTTATAGAAGGTCCGGAATACGAAACCATTTATGCCTTTGGAGGACTTTGTGAAATAGATCGACTTGACGCCATTGCCTATCTGAATGACCTGTGTGACAGACTGGGAATGGACACCATAACGGCGGGCAACCTTGCAGCTTTTGCCGTAGAAGCTTCGTACCGGGGAAAGTTGCCTTTCCGGATAACCTATGGAGACGTTGAAGGGATTGCAAATCTTCTGAGAGATGTAGCTTACAGGCGAGGGGTTGGTGAGGTTCTCGCCGACGGTATTCGGAGGGCTGCCAGAGAATGGGATATGGAAGATCTGGCGGTTCACGTCAAAGGACTGGAGCCTGCAGGATACGACCCCCGGGTGTTGAAAGGGATGGGGCTGGCGTATGCCGTCAGCGATCGCGGAGCCTGTCATTTAAGGAGTACCTTTTACAAAGCCGAGCTCGCAGGGCTGATACCTCCGGACCAAATTGAAGGCAAGGTGGAAATGTTCCTTGATTTTGAAGACAGATGTACCCTGCATGACTGTGGAATACTTTGTCGGTTTTACAGGGATTTTTATCTATGGGATGAGCTTGCAGAAATTTATGGAATGGCCACGGGTTTGCACTTCGATCGAGCTCGTCTGAGGAAGATTGCATCGTCGGTGGTCGATAATACCCGGCGATTCAACCTTCGAGAAGGTCTGACTGCGGAAGATGATTCCCTGCCGAAAAGATTCTTTACCGAACCTCTGGAAAACGGGGCCCTTATAACAGAAGGTGAATTTATGCGGTTGCGTGATGATTACTATAAAGCCAGAGGGTGGTCGAAAGAGGGCATCCCGACTTCAAGGGATCCCCTATTGGATTGATTTCCTGCTTTGTTTAACCAGACTTAACCAGGAGGGATCGGTTATGAAGCGGTGGGGTTTTAACCTGGTAGGCCTGCTGGCCCTGTGTTGCCTGGTGGTGGTTCCTTTTTATCGTGTTTATGCCGACTCGAAGCCCATAAAACTGGGTTTTATTTACATTATGTCGGGCCCTTTTGCGACCTATGGACAATTTGCCAGGCAGGGAGCCGAGCTGGCCGTTGATGAGATAAACTCAAAGGGAGGGATACTCGGCAGAAAGGTTGAAGCTCTTTTTGAGGATTCCACGGGTAAGCCCGATGTCGCCGCAAGAGCGATGAGGAAACTCGTTTATCAGGATGGGGTTGACTGTCTTATCGGCCTGGATTCAAGCGGCGTTGCCAAAAGCGTGGTTCCTCTTTTAAAGGAGATGAAAACCCCGCTGATAATCACTCATGCTGCAACACCTGATGTTACCGGGTCTCAGTGCAACAGATACGCCTTCAGAATTTCGGTTAACCTTGCACAGAACGTAAAGGCTGCGGCATTGCTGGCATCTGAAATGAAAGCAAAAAAATGGACCACCGTTGGGCCTGACTATGCCTTCGGTCATCAGTCCTGGGAATATTTTCAAAAGTATCTTAAGGAGTTAAAGCCTGATGTCCTGTTTATGCCGGATGATCAGGTGGCTTTTGCGCCGATCAAAACCACCGATTTCAGCCCTTACATCACGAAAATTATGCATGCAAAGCCTGAAGGTGTGTTGATTTCTCTCTGGGGTGGAAACCTGATAGATTTCGTCAGGCAGGCTTCGGAAATGGGATTTTTCAACGGCGAGTGGGAAGTGCTGATGACTCTTGGAGCGGCAACGGAAGTTTTGTATGCCCTGCAGGACAAGATGCCCGAAGGAATATGGGTTGGAACGAGGTACTGGTTTCTGGGGAACGAATCCCCCGTTAACGTTGCCTTTCGGGAAGCCTACCTGAAGCGATACGGTCAATATCCTTCTTACAATGCTCATGGCGCCTATGCTGCCGTTTATGCTTATAAAAAAGCCGTTGAGATGGCCGGCTCTACCGAAAAGGAAGCCGTTGTAAAAGCCCTGGAAGGCCTGGAGATAGAACTGCCTGTGGGTCTCGTGAAGATTCGACCCGAAGATCATCAGGCCCTTACGCCAGCAACCTGGGGCAAAACGGCGGCCGATCCAAACTACCCCATCAGAATTTTGAAACCTGTCAGGGTTTTCCCTGCCGATCAGGTTACGCCACCTGTTGAACAGACCGGTTGCAAGATGGAATAAGGTCTGGAGAGAGGGGCTTTGAACCCTCTCTCCTTTTCGTCTCGGATCGGAATTGTCGGGGAAGTGGACGATCATGGATACCCTTATGATAAATCTTCTGAACGGTTTAAGCTGGGGCACTCTTCTGTTTCTTATATCTTCGGGGCTGACCGCCGTGTTCGGCGTGTTGGGGGTTCTCAATTTCGCCCACGGATCGTTGTTCATGCTGGGTGCTTATCTGGGGATGCAGTTTATGAAATGGACTTCCAGCTTCTGGGTGGGATTGTTGATAGGGCCTGTTCTCGTTGCTTTTGTGGGTGTGATTATGGAAATGGCTCTTCTGAGGCCCGTGTACGGGAGGGACGTAACCTTTCAACTTCTTCTTACTTTTGCCGTGCTGCTGGTGCTTGACGATGCCGTAAGGATCATTTGGGGGCCGGGATATCATGTGGTTGATCCTCCCGAAGTACTTGCGGGTTCGGTTACCCTCTTCGGGCAAAGCTATCCTGTTTACAGGATTTTTCTCATGGCCGCCGGTCCTGCCGTCGGCATTTTGCTGTGGTTTTTCTTCCGGAGAACCAGGTGGGGGAAAATCATCAGGGCTGCGGCTTTCGACCGTGAAATGGCAGAAGGCATAGGGCTAAAGGTTCCCCGGATATTTACTCTGGTTTTTGCCATGGGTACCTGGCTTGCGGCGCTTGGGGGTGCCCTGTCCGTTCCTTATCAGAGCCTTGGGCCGTCGCTGGGCGAAAAGATTATCATTGAGAGTTTTATAGTCGTTGTGATCGGAGGAATGGGTAGCTTTCCCGGGGCTTTTGTAGGGGCCGTAGCACTTGGCCTCCTGGAGTCTTTTGGAACCATGTTTGCCGGAAGAGTTCAGATGGCATTGCCCTATATGCTGCTGGCACTGGTGCTTTTGGTGCGTCCGGCCGGGTTGTTTGGAAAGGAGGCGTGAGAAGTTGGGCGGGAAATTCGTCAGGTCACTGTTAAATTCCCCTTACTTCGGAATCTGCCTGTTTATGGTGCTTGCCCTAATGATTCCCCGGTTTATTCCGCTTTATTGGACCATGATAGCCACAGAGATTCTCATTATGGGTCTTTTTGCAATGAGTTTTAATCTCCTCTTCGGCTACGGAGGGCTCCTTTCTTTCGGGCAGGCCGGATTTTTCGGGGTAGGAGCTTATACGGCGGGTATAATGCTAACCAAAGGAGTAAACTCGTACCTGCTGATAATACTCGGATCTATGGCTTTGTCTTTCGTGGTTTCCCTGATTGTCGGTTTCTTCTGCGTCCGGAGGGATGAAATATTTTTCGCAATGCTTTCTCTTGGTTTCGGAATGATGCTTTTTACGGTAGCCCATAACTGGCTGGAGGTAACGGGCGGCAGTGACGGCCTGCCCGTTGGTACCATTCCCCCCGTAAAAGCTGTGTTCTTTGAAGTAAGCTTATTTAATCCCCTGAACGGCTACTATTTTGTTCTGACTCTGGTTTTTCTTTCCATGCTCTTTCTTAAGGTGATTACGGATTCTCATTTTGGGTTAATTCTTCGTGCATCGAAGGAAAACAAAGAGAGGCTGGCTTTTTCAGGCGGTAATGTTGCGCTTATAAGGCTGGTTGCCTTCGTCATAGCCGGAACATTATCGGGGCTGGCCGGGATGCTTTTTTGCATTTACAACCGTATGGCAACCCCTGATATGCTTCACTGGAGTTTTTCGGCCCGGCCTGTGCTTATGAGCATACTGGGAGGATCGTCCGTTTTCTGGGGACCTTTTGTAGGTTCGGTGATCTTCTTTGTGCTGGAACAAATCGTGACGGACATAACGGAGAACTGGCTTTTTGTTCTGGGAGCCATTCTCATCCCTGTGGTGATCTTTTTCCCGGAAGGGGTGTTGGGAACGGTATTGAAGGTCCTTCGGAGGTTCCTGCATGCAGGCGTCAAGGGGTGAAATTCTTCTTCAGGTCAACGGTGTTAGTCATCGCTACGGTGATTTCGTGGCTTTGCAGGATGTTAACATAAAAATTCCGTGGGGGCAGTTGACGGCTCTTATTGGCCCAAACGGTGCTGGTAAGACGACCTTTTACAATGTGGTGTCCGGCAAATTTCGCCCCACTTCCGGACGGATTATTTTCAAGAATAAAGACATCACGGGGTATCCACCTCACAGGTTGTTTCGCATGGGCCTTGCCAGGTCTTTTCAGATAACCAATACTTTTGGCAATCTAACGGTTCTTGAAAATGTTATGGTTCCCATCATTTTGCGTAACGGGAAGGGTTTTCGGATATGGAGTTCTGTAAAAAAGGATCGGTACAGTCGTGATGAAGCCCTTGGTATTCTCGAACTTGTAGGGCTTGAAGAGTTAAGCCGGAAGTTTG encodes:
- a CDS encoding nucleotidyltransferase domain-containing protein, encoding MRQIESSGSVKAISLNRSKLIDRLIEISIEALKTFPEILEIRLIGSLAAATHSGTSDVDLLIKLKKAPDNPLQTIKNYYFFFSKRLGLALDIFCVDSSSGDDREKIFEKSLILASRENLSERLNC
- a CDS encoding HEPN domain-containing protein, with amino-acid sequence MANRWRDWYEQGKRDYERALLDFRYGYYEWACFTCQQAAEKAIKAPGMVKGLTLWGHSLTEMLKKIQEILFVPEELVDLGRLLDFYYIPARYPNGFASGKPADYFTKSQAQEALGAADRIIRFCESHLPQS
- a CDS encoding rhodanese-like domain-containing protein, which produces MREKHLSKISILMVCFLSALSAYTYAFDTELAKKFYGMFSQMTPEVVAQKPCQITPARVLEMIKAREPFLFLDIRTPQETGIVGLTYPDTLRIPMNELFREDNLGRLPKDRKIVVVCHSGTRAAPVAMALKMLGFDAYLLKGGLPALAREAGTNVVELFK
- a CDS encoding photosystem P840 reaction-center cytochrome c-551, which gives rise to MKKGSVLLIFFACVATISILPYQGHTRMDDGKALFETKCSVCHGLDRPKSLLKSREEWVETVTRMKAKPGASITDEEAEAIVDYLTTHYGKQ
- a CDS encoding type 1 glutamine amidotransferase domain-containing protein, which encodes MRLKGKKIALLAENNYQDLELWYPYLRMLEEGAEVKIVGTGSSQTYTSKYGYPVTVHISADEVSADQIDAVIIPGGYAPDLLRRYGSVTKLVREAFEKGKVVAAICHAGWVLISAGILKGRRATSFFAIKDDMVNAGALWEDSEVVIDGNLITSRKPEDLPAFCRAIIERLAE
- a CDS encoding fumarylacetoacetate hydrolase family protein gives rise to the protein MRIAAIKRQDAEVAAILTDFGFLPLPSVNDRFGKEWPVDILGILTEGKLDEIKSWFSESEISSSEKVKDLCVPLESVRFAPLYRRPRKIWGIGLNYKAHAEDLSERVPTQEPASFMKPDTTIIGYGDEIRIPTMSEKTTGEAELVLVFGKKCKNVEASEWLTVLAGFTSAIDMTAEDILRRNPRNLTQSKSFDTFLSLGPILYTADEVDDVYSLKIQTVINGKVHAEDVVSNMTFPPDFLVSYHSRIMTMLPGDIILTGTPGAVPLKEGDVIECRITGFHPLVNPVVDLKLRRNR
- a CDS encoding aldehyde ferredoxin oxidoreductase family protein, giving the protein MSVRGFFGKLLSVDLSSGSWFTEPLESRVFENYLGGKGLATYLLLKRNPEGVDPLSPDNLIIIALGPFSDSPLQGSCRHGIFSKSPLTRFYAESYSGGRAADVISRAGFDALCISGASNNPVWLWITDEGVRFNDATDLWGLDTFETERRIKEIIGDDAAVLSIGPAGENLVLFAVVENDRWRSAGRTGMGALLGSKKIKALAFSGKRRRPFYDYDGLAEYAKKSIKDWKDHPAAQAYRNYGTPMMVALLNSVNGFPTRYWRKGFFDRWQHISAELLKDHLGARPRACRKCFMACGKFLEIKEGPYKGLVIEGPEYETIYAFGGLCEIDRLDAIAYLNDLCDRLGMDTITAGNLAAFAVEASYRGKLPFRITYGDVEGIANLLRDVAYRRGVGEVLADGIRRAAREWDMEDLAVHVKGLEPAGYDPRVLKGMGLAYAVSDRGACHLRSTFYKAELAGLIPPDQIEGKVEMFLDFEDRCTLHDCGILCRFYRDFYLWDELAEIYGMATGLHFDRARLRKIASSVVDNTRRFNLREGLTAEDDSLPKRFFTEPLENGALITEGEFMRLRDDYYKARGWSKEGIPTSRDPLLD
- a CDS encoding ABC transporter substrate-binding protein, coding for MKRWGFNLVGLLALCCLVVVPFYRVYADSKPIKLGFIYIMSGPFATYGQFARQGAELAVDEINSKGGILGRKVEALFEDSTGKPDVAARAMRKLVYQDGVDCLIGLDSSGVAKSVVPLLKEMKTPLIITHAATPDVTGSQCNRYAFRISVNLAQNVKAAALLASEMKAKKWTTVGPDYAFGHQSWEYFQKYLKELKPDVLFMPDDQVAFAPIKTTDFSPYITKIMHAKPEGVLISLWGGNLIDFVRQASEMGFFNGEWEVLMTLGAATEVLYALQDKMPEGIWVGTRYWFLGNESPVNVAFREAYLKRYGQYPSYNAHGAYAAVYAYKKAVEMAGSTEKEAVVKALEGLEIELPVGLVKIRPEDHQALTPATWGKTAADPNYPIRILKPVRVFPADQVTPPVEQTGCKME
- a CDS encoding branched-chain amino acid ABC transporter permease, which produces MDTLMINLLNGLSWGTLLFLISSGLTAVFGVLGVLNFAHGSLFMLGAYLGMQFMKWTSSFWVGLLIGPVLVAFVGVIMEMALLRPVYGRDVTFQLLLTFAVLLVLDDAVRIIWGPGYHVVDPPEVLAGSVTLFGQSYPVYRIFLMAAGPAVGILLWFFFRRTRWGKIIRAAAFDREMAEGIGLKVPRIFTLVFAMGTWLAALGGALSVPYQSLGPSLGEKIIIESFIVVVIGGMGSFPGAFVGAVALGLLESFGTMFAGRVQMALPYMLLALVLLVRPAGLFGKEA
- a CDS encoding branched-chain amino acid ABC transporter permease produces the protein MGGKFVRSLLNSPYFGICLFMVLALMIPRFIPLYWTMIATEILIMGLFAMSFNLLFGYGGLLSFGQAGFFGVGAYTAGIMLTKGVNSYLLIILGSMALSFVVSLIVGFFCVRRDEIFFAMLSLGFGMMLFTVAHNWLEVTGGSDGLPVGTIPPVKAVFFEVSLFNPLNGYYFVLTLVFLSMLFLKVITDSHFGLILRASKENKERLAFSGGNVALIRLVAFVIAGTLSGLAGMLFCIYNRMATPDMLHWSFSARPVLMSILGGSSVFWGPFVGSVIFFVLEQIVTDITENWLFVLGAILIPVVIFFPEGVLGTVLKVLRRFLHAGVKG
- a CDS encoding ABC transporter ATP-binding protein; translated protein: MQASRGEILLQVNGVSHRYGDFVALQDVNIKIPWGQLTALIGPNGAGKTTFYNVVSGKFRPTSGRIIFKNKDITGYPPHRLFRMGLARSFQITNTFGNLTVLENVMVPIILRNGKGFRIWSSVKKDRYSRDEALGILELVGLEELSRKFVRELSYGDRRLLEIAIVLAGKPDMVLLDEPTAGMTPEETDKTINLIKHLANTTGITFFLTEHDMKVVFSVAEYIYVLHQGRLLAQGKPLEIRENEQVKEAYLGGALDS